The Sporosarcina sp. Te-1 DNA window ATCGAGTGGGCTTCCATGCTTCATGACTTCGGTGTCGAGGTGACGGTTATTGAATATGCGGATCGTATCATCCCGACAGAAGACGAGGACATCTCGAAAGAAATGAAAAAGATTTTATCCAAAAAGGGCATCACGTTTGCCGTCGGTGCAAAAGTGCTCCCTGGGACATTAAAGAAAACGGCTGACTCTGTAACCATATCAGCTGAAATAGATGGTCAGACAGCAGAGTTCACAGCTGAGCGGATGCTGGTATCGGTTGGAAGACAGGCGAATGTGGAAGGAATTGGTCTTGAAAACACTGAAATACAAGTCGAAAACGGCTTTATTCAAACAAAACCGACCTTCCAGACGAAAGAAAGCCATATTTATGCTATTGGCGACGTCATCGGGGGGCTCCAGTTGGCCCATGTAGCGTCCCATGAAGGCATCGCGGCTGTCGAACATATTGCCGGGCAGCCGGTGGAGCTGCTCGATTATACGAAGATCGCACGCTGCATTTATTCAAGTCCAGAAGCATCCAGCGTTGGTTTAACTGAAAAACAAGCGAAGGATCAAGGCTATGATGTAAAAGTCGGCAAATTTCCGTTCGCTGCAATTGGAAAAGCACTCGTCAATGGAAACGCGGATGGTTTTGTGAAAATCATTGCGGATAAAGAGACGGATGATCTTTTGGGTGTTCATATGATCGGTTCCCATGTGACCGATTTGATCTCCGAGGCTGGCTTGGCAATGGTTTTAGACGCTACGCCTTGGGAAGTTGCTTCTACAGTCCATCCGCATCCGTCCTTATCGGAAGTGATGGGTGAAGCAGCGCTAGCTGTTGACGGCAAAGCAATTCATACGTAGATGGAAAGGTGTTCCAGACTAGCGGAAGCTTATTAGGAGAAGGGGGAATTGAAAATGGCTCAATCGCGTCATGAAGAACTTGGATTGACGAATGACGATGTGCTTCAAATTTATGAAACAATGGTAATGGCACGTCGCCTCGATGAAAGGATGTGGCTTTTGAACCGTGCAGGCAAAATCCCATTTGTCATTTCATGTCAAGGACAAGAGGCAGCTCAAGTTGGCGCTGCTTTTGCACTGAATAAAGAGAAGGATTGGATTGCCCCGTACTACCGTGACATGGGGGTTGTACTCCATTTTGGCATGACACCTCGCGAACTCATGCTTTCTGCTTTTGCGAAAGCAGAAGATCCGAACTCGGGAGGACGTCAAATGCCTGGACATTTCGGTCAACGGAAAAACAGGATTCTGACGGGTTCTTCTCCAGTGACGACTCAATTGCCGCATGCAGTCGGTGTTGCACTGGCAGCGAAAATGAAGAAAGAGGATTTTGTCACATTCGTCACATTGGGCGAGGGTTCCTCTAACCAAGGGGACTTCCATGAAGGGATGAACTTTGCGGGTGTTCATAAATTACCAACTATTGTCATGGTTGAAAACAATAAATATGCCATCTCCGTTCCGCTTGAAAAACAATTAGCATGCGAGCATGTCTCGGATCGTGCAGTTGCTTACGGAATGCCAGGGGTCACTGTAGACGGTACAGATCCGCTAGACGTCTTTAAAGTTGTGAAAGAAGCAGCAGACCGTGCTCGTTCCGGCGAAGGTCCGAGCTTGATCGAAGCTGTCTGCTACCGCTTGACTGCTCATTCCTCCGATGATGATCATCGCCTGTACCGAGATGCGGAAGAATTAGAGAAGGAACGGAAGCTCGATCCGATCCCGAAATTCTCAGCATATTTGAAAGAGACGGGAGTTTTGGATGAGGCATCAGAAAAAGAACTGGAAGATCGGATTTCGGCTTTAGTGAATGAGGCGACTGATTATGCGGAAAAAGCCCCGTATGCTGAACCGGAATATGCATTGCGCCATGTTTACAAAGAGGAAGGGGGCGACGAGTGATGGCAGTACTTTCCTATATCGATGCAATCACCCAAGCAATGAAAGAAGAGATGGAGCGCGACGAAAACGTATTTGTCCTCGGTGAGGATGTCGGTCGCAAAGGCGGCGTTTTCAAAGCAACTACAGGTCTCTATGACCAATTCGGTGAATACCGTGCGCTTGATACCCCGCTTGCTGAATCTGCCATCGCAGGCGTCGGAATCGGGGCTGCTATGTATGGAATGCGGCCGATC harbors:
- the lpdA gene encoding dihydrolipoyl dehydrogenase, which encodes MAQEYDVVILGGGTGGYVAAIRSAQLGLKTALVEKGALGGTCLHKGCIPSKALLKSAEVYQLAKHKAAQYGVETSDTTLNFARVQARKDEIVNQLHNGVKSLMKKGKIDVFEGTGRMLGPSIFSPMPGTISVEMNNGEENEMLILKNLIIATGSRPRTLPGLDLDEQQVMSSDGALAMETLPKSIVIVGGGVIGIEWASMLHDFGVEVTVIEYADRIIPTEDEDISKEMKKILSKKGITFAVGAKVLPGTLKKTADSVTISAEIDGQTAEFTAERMLVSVGRQANVEGIGLENTEIQVENGFIQTKPTFQTKESHIYAIGDVIGGLQLAHVASHEGIAAVEHIAGQPVELLDYTKIARCIYSSPEASSVGLTEKQAKDQGYDVKVGKFPFAAIGKALVNGNADGFVKIIADKETDDLLGVHMIGSHVTDLISEAGLAMVLDATPWEVASTVHPHPSLSEVMGEAALAVDGKAIHT
- a CDS encoding thiamine pyrophosphate-dependent dehydrogenase E1 component subunit alpha yields the protein MAQSRHEELGLTNDDVLQIYETMVMARRLDERMWLLNRAGKIPFVISCQGQEAAQVGAAFALNKEKDWIAPYYRDMGVVLHFGMTPRELMLSAFAKAEDPNSGGRQMPGHFGQRKNRILTGSSPVTTQLPHAVGVALAAKMKKEDFVTFVTLGEGSSNQGDFHEGMNFAGVHKLPTIVMVENNKYAISVPLEKQLACEHVSDRAVAYGMPGVTVDGTDPLDVFKVVKEAADRARSGEGPSLIEAVCYRLTAHSSDDDHRLYRDAEELEKERKLDPIPKFSAYLKETGVLDEASEKELEDRISALVNEATDYAEKAPYAEPEYALRHVYKEEGGDE